Proteins co-encoded in one Desulfomicrobium macestii genomic window:
- a CDS encoding carboxylate--amine ligase, with the protein MGRALITSASTRVAYCICKNLSRHGIQAVMADSDPLAMSFWSRHAAGRHVYASPFVDEARFVEDILRIIDKEKIDVLIPVLEETYFVARHRAVLAPHVRIFMAQYKDLISLHDKRSLKNIAERLGVSMPLTVELKDAVTSGLPPDFHFPAVLKPKQGGGGWSVMEVSSQSALRMMAGRTDVLPERYLVQEKIEGPIAGVAMLYRDGALVAADSYWTVQTYPHPYGQPTVRVSRDFPDATAAMKTLLDDLQWTGPCQADFLHDEVRNKSFLIDVNPRFWGSVGQSIARGIDFPYYYYKCAMGENDFSAPLNPPVVATRWLGGDMMRKAHAFLSGSSAARPDAVLSGFAAMDDFELLDPFPLAGWAACQAARKVCSLVGRGAHREALDGVWE; encoded by the coding sequence GTGGGACGCGCACTCATCACTTCGGCCAGCACTCGTGTTGCCTACTGCATCTGCAAGAATTTAAGTCGCCATGGCATCCAGGCGGTCATGGCGGATTCCGATCCGCTCGCCATGTCATTCTGGTCGCGCCATGCCGCCGGCAGACATGTGTACGCTTCGCCCTTTGTGGATGAGGCCCGCTTTGTCGAAGACATTCTTCGGATCATCGACAAGGAGAAAATCGACGTTCTTATCCCTGTGCTGGAAGAAACCTATTTCGTGGCGCGTCATCGCGCCGTCCTTGCTCCTCATGTGCGCATCTTCATGGCGCAGTACAAGGATCTCATCAGCCTGCACGACAAGCGCTCTCTCAAAAACATTGCGGAGCGTCTCGGGGTGAGCATGCCCCTGACCGTGGAACTCAAAGACGCAGTCACTTCAGGCTTGCCGCCCGATTTTCATTTTCCTGCCGTCCTCAAGCCCAAGCAGGGGGGGGGAGGGTGGTCGGTGATGGAAGTATCCAGCCAGTCCGCCTTGCGCATGATGGCCGGGCGGACTGACGTGCTCCCGGAACGCTATCTCGTTCAGGAAAAAATCGAAGGTCCTATTGCGGGAGTGGCCATGCTCTACCGCGACGGGGCCCTGGTCGCTGCGGACTCATATTGGACCGTGCAGACCTATCCCCACCCGTACGGCCAACCGACGGTCCGGGTCAGCCGGGATTTTCCCGATGCCACGGCGGCGATGAAGACCCTCCTTGATGATTTGCAATGGACCGGGCCGTGTCAGGCGGACTTTCTTCATGACGAGGTCCGGAACAAGAGTTTTCTCATCGACGTCAATCCGCGTTTTTGGGGTTCGGTCGGGCAGAGCATCGCCCGGGGCATAGATTTTCCCTACTACTATTACAAATGCGCCATGGGCGAGAATGACTTCAGTGCGCCCCTGAACCCGCCGGTGGTCGCCACGCGGTGGCTGGGCGGAGACATGATGCGAAAAGCCCATGCATTTTTATCCGGATCCAGCGCCGCGCGGCCGGACGCGGTGTTATCCGGATTCGCGGCCATGGATGATTTTGAGTTGCTCGATCCTTTTCCTCTGGCAGGCTGGGCCGCCTGCCAGGCCGCTCGCAAGGTGTGCAGCCTGGTCGGACGGGGTGCGCACCGGGAGGCTTTGGACGGGGTTTGGGAGTAA
- the xrtA gene encoding exosortase A: MELLKNQKNLIIWVVFLAVAAGVVYWPIVVPMVRQWAADDNYSHGFLVPFIAGYLVYMRRDDLLKAEVKPAESGMGLILFGLAMLLFGWLGTEYFTMRASLVVIIAGSVLYILGWKIFGILLAPLAYLLLMIPIPYIIYDAAAFPLKLFVTKVSVLALKAMGIVIWQEGNILMFPSITLEVADACSGLRSIMSLLALGTAYAFVLHSSVRDRVVLIASTLPIAVFTNCLRVIATGVLAQYFGAAAAEGFFHEFAGFFVFFAAVVMFVALGAALKRWS, translated from the coding sequence ATGGAACTCTTGAAGAATCAAAAGAATCTGATCATCTGGGTTGTTTTCCTAGCCGTTGCCGCCGGGGTCGTCTATTGGCCGATCGTCGTACCCATGGTCAGACAGTGGGCTGCCGACGACAACTACTCGCACGGCTTTCTTGTGCCTTTCATCGCCGGGTATCTGGTCTACATGCGCCGGGACGATCTCCTGAAGGCGGAGGTCAAGCCGGCCGAGTCCGGCATGGGTCTCATCCTCTTTGGGCTGGCCATGCTTCTTTTCGGCTGGCTGGGCACGGAATACTTCACCATGCGCGCCTCCCTGGTGGTCATCATCGCGGGATCGGTGCTCTATATCCTGGGATGGAAGATTTTTGGGATTCTCCTTGCCCCTTTGGCCTATCTGCTGCTCATGATCCCGATTCCCTACATCATCTATGACGCCGCCGCCTTTCCCCTGAAACTCTTTGTGACCAAGGTTTCGGTCCTGGCCCTCAAGGCCATGGGCATCGTCATCTGGCAGGAAGGCAACATCCTCATGTTCCCAAGCATTACCCTTGAGGTGGCGGATGCCTGCAGCGGACTGCGCTCCATCATGTCCCTTTTGGCCCTGGGCACGGCGTACGCATTCGTGCTGCACTCCTCGGTCCGGGACCGGGTGGTGCTCATCGCCTCGACCCTGCCCATCGCGGTTTTCACCAACTGCCTGCGGGTCATCGCCACGGGGGTTCTGGCCCAATATTTCGGGGCGGCGGCAGCCGAGGGCTTTTTCCATGAATTCGCGGGATTCTTCGTCTTTTTCGCAGCGGTGGTCATGTTCGTGGCCCTGGGCGCAGCACTCAAGAGGTGGTCATGA
- a CDS encoding exosortase C-terminal domain/associated protein EpsI codes for MNIRFRFIFIMLLLAGAGTYMAFHRDLEVPPGRPFEEFPASHAGWRMIGQANLSKNIVKVLMPTDYLSRRYAREDGSTVDMYLSFFDGGPDSGRIHSPKHCLPGGGWTELSSRHVTLDLGREAVNLVQAVYAMGNNREVIYYWFSMRGKTMSDELSLKLAEITGSMFHRRRDQSFMRISVQGDGAQEEAERRIEGFLRDFYPVIRDFLPN; via the coding sequence ATGAATATTCGCTTCCGTTTTATTTTCATCATGCTGCTTTTGGCCGGGGCCGGAACGTACATGGCGTTTCATCGCGATCTCGAAGTGCCCCCGGGGCGGCCCTTCGAGGAATTTCCGGCCAGCCATGCGGGCTGGCGCATGATCGGGCAGGCAAACCTGAGCAAAAACATCGTGAAGGTGCTGATGCCGACGGATTATCTCTCCCGGCGTTATGCCAGGGAGGATGGCTCGACCGTCGACATGTACCTGAGTTTTTTCGACGGCGGACCCGATTCGGGCAGGATACACTCGCCCAAGCATTGCCTGCCGGGCGGCGGCTGGACGGAACTGTCCTCCAGGCACGTGACGTTGGATTTGGGCAGGGAAGCGGTAAATCTGGTCCAGGCCGTGTACGCCATGGGCAATAACCGGGAGGTCATCTACTACTGGTTCTCCATGCGCGGAAAGACCATGTCGGACGAGCTTTCCCTGAAACTTGCGGAGATTACAGGCTCCATGTTTCACCGTCGCCGGGATCAGAGCTTTATGAGGATTTCCGTGCAGGGAGATGGCGCCCAGGAGGAGGCGGAGCGACGGATCGAAGGTTTTCTGCGGGATTTCTATCCGGTCATTCGCGATTTTTTGCCTAACTAG
- the prsK gene encoding XrtA/PEP-CTERM system histidine kinase PrsK — protein sequence MTPSFVSFLTTLCAVILAVGFAARMLLGVMRADRSRASGALAVALVLSAGLEALDLLTLLYPESVQAWRMAGLLVEGALGPAWIWFTALFARNYEEGRLPGTQRALILLSCLMMPWAGYLAAQGAYFAPDFATEGLLFLLPGSFYFYIGFAVCCVAALLNIEATLAAAVHHRRWKIKFILLGAVSILAALILYYSQSLLHRSIDMSLAGLRSLALLLGTAMMWFSDLRRGPEVRISFSRRLAFKSVVLVAAGLYLVGLGLLGEGARLFGDDLGRAVLLVVSFLAGLGLLVVFLSDTVRRKIRLFLQMHFYGEKYDYRIQWVQFTQHLASARTQNELQQAALSACCETFGIVGAGLFLFDHDRKLYLPASLVEMDSHEGGFGEDSALVTELETRRSVLRAVDVDDSSPWLARAGFAIPIFREDALDGFVLLGRPINPREEYDEEDFELMDTMARHISSALLNMRLLDQLARSREMEIMGKVSAFVLHDLKNHVYTLSLMADNAQKHIGNPEFQKDMVDSLGSTVGKMKILISQLKGLPDRHTLKREPVGLLSLARESTRPLPQERLDFQGPDVRVMIDSAEMGKVILNLCLNALEASTAGQSVSVTVGDEPEPFVRVTDHGVGIAKEFMAGGLFEPFKSTKAKGMGIGLYQCKQIVEAHGGRIEVRSAPNEGSEFIVCIGDRQVL from the coding sequence ATGACCCCTTCCTTCGTTTCCTTTCTGACAACCCTGTGTGCCGTCATCCTGGCCGTGGGATTTGCCGCGCGCATGCTGCTTGGCGTCATGCGCGCCGATCGGTCGCGGGCCTCGGGAGCCCTGGCCGTGGCGCTGGTGCTGTCTGCCGGACTGGAAGCGCTGGATCTCTTGACGCTCCTGTACCCCGAATCGGTACAGGCCTGGCGTATGGCCGGACTGCTGGTGGAAGGAGCCCTGGGGCCGGCCTGGATCTGGTTCACGGCCCTTTTTGCCCGCAACTACGAAGAAGGCAGGTTGCCCGGAACGCAGCGCGCGCTGATCCTCCTGTCCTGCCTCATGATGCCCTGGGCCGGGTATCTGGCTGCGCAGGGTGCCTATTTTGCCCCGGATTTCGCGACCGAGGGTCTACTTTTTCTCCTTCCGGGAAGCTTTTATTTCTATATCGGTTTTGCCGTGTGCTGCGTCGCGGCCCTGCTCAACATCGAGGCCACGCTGGCGGCGGCCGTGCATCACCGTCGCTGGAAGATCAAATTCATTCTTCTGGGGGCCGTGAGCATTCTGGCCGCCTTGATCCTCTATTACAGTCAGAGCCTTTTGCATCGTTCCATCGACATGAGTCTGGCGGGCCTGCGCTCCCTGGCCTTGCTTCTAGGTACGGCCATGATGTGGTTTTCGGACCTGCGGCGTGGCCCCGAAGTACGGATCAGCTTTTCGAGGCGGTTGGCTTTCAAGTCCGTGGTCCTGGTCGCGGCCGGTCTGTATCTGGTCGGGCTGGGCTTGCTCGGCGAGGGTGCACGCCTTTTCGGAGACGATCTGGGCCGGGCCGTACTGTTGGTGGTCAGTTTTCTGGCCGGGCTCGGTCTTCTGGTCGTTTTTCTCTCGGACACGGTGCGCCGCAAGATCCGCCTTTTTCTGCAGATGCACTTTTACGGCGAAAAGTATGATTACCGCATCCAGTGGGTGCAGTTCACCCAGCACCTGGCCTCGGCCCGCACCCAAAACGAGCTGCAGCAGGCGGCATTGTCGGCCTGCTGCGAAACCTTCGGTATCGTGGGTGCGGGGCTCTTTCTCTTCGATCATGACCGCAAGCTTTACCTGCCCGCCAGCCTGGTGGAGATGGATTCTCACGAAGGTGGTTTCGGGGAAGACTCGGCTCTTGTGACGGAGCTTGAAACCCGGCGTTCCGTGCTGCGCGCGGTGGATGTGGACGACTCTTCGCCCTGGCTCGCGCGGGCCGGCTTTGCCATTCCCATTTTCCGCGAAGACGCGCTGGACGGGTTTGTGCTTCTGGGTCGGCCCATCAATCCACGGGAGGAGTACGACGAGGAAGACTTCGAGCTGATGGACACCATGGCCCGGCACATCTCTTCGGCCCTTTTGAACATGCGTCTGCTGGACCAGTTGGCCAGGTCGAGGGAGATGGAGATCATGGGCAAGGTCTCGGCCTTTGTGCTTCATGATCTGAAGAATCATGTCTATACGCTCTCGCTCATGGCCGACAACGCGCAAAAACATATCGGCAATCCCGAATTTCAGAAGGACATGGTCGATTCCCTGGGGAGCACGGTAGGCAAGATGAAGATCCTCATCTCGCAACTTAAAGGTCTCCCCGACCGTCACACCCTGAAGCGCGAGCCCGTGGGTCTTTTGTCCCTGGCAAGGGAATCCACCCGACCTCTGCCGCAGGAACGCCTTGATTTCCAGGGTCCGGACGTGCGGGTGATGATCGACAGCGCGGAGATGGGCAAGGTGATCCTGAATCTTTGCCTCAACGCACTGGAGGCGTCCACGGCGGGTCAATCCGTATCCGTCACGGTAGGGGATGAGCCCGAACCGTTTGTAAGGGTGACGGACCATGGTGTGGGCATTGCCAAGGAGTTCATGGCGGGCGGGCTCTTCGAACCTTTCAAGTCCACCAAGGCCAAGGGCATGGGCATCGGGCTGTATCAATGCAAGCAGATCGTCGAGGCCCACGGCGGGCGCATCGAAGTGCGCAGTGCGCCGAATGAGGGCTCTGAATTTATTGTATGTATTGGTGACAGGCAGGTTTTGTGA
- the prsR gene encoding PEP-CTERM-box response regulator transcription factor, whose protein sequence is MEHLLIVDDNEDVLTQLKWGLTSESYTLHLAANVDEALATFRKLHPGVVTLDLGLPPHVESSEEGFRGLVEMLKLEPSAKIIVVTGNDERENALQAIKLGAFDFFRKPIDLDELRVIIRRAFHLHAIERESVVQQDEAASELKDNCGIVGACAAMRGVLGLIDKVATSDVPILISGESGTGKELVARAIHSKSLRRHGPMVCINCGAIPENLIESELFGHEKGAFTGAASMVRGKVEYASDGTLFLDEIGELPVNLQVKLLRFLQEMVIQRVGGRKDIPVNVRIIAATNIDIAAAIAQGRFREDLYYRIGVVNIHLPPLREREDDVRILAEYFLDRIARDLGKTLAGFTPDALACLNTYSWPGNIRELENKLRRAVLLADSTLLTAEELGFGESDYALNGLGLTDKTLKEARAMLEKKMVLAALAKYEGNIVRASEALGISRPTMYDLLKKHEISN, encoded by the coding sequence TTGGAACATTTGCTTATCGTTGATGATAACGAGGACGTCCTGACCCAGCTCAAGTGGGGCCTTACCTCGGAATCTTACACACTTCACCTGGCCGCCAATGTCGACGAGGCGCTGGCTACCTTTCGTAAACTTCACCCCGGTGTCGTGACCCTGGACCTGGGCCTGCCTCCGCATGTCGAGTCTTCGGAAGAGGGGTTCAGGGGGCTGGTGGAGATGCTCAAGCTTGAGCCTTCAGCCAAGATCATTGTCGTCACCGGCAACGATGAGCGCGAGAATGCCTTGCAGGCAATCAAGCTTGGGGCCTTTGATTTTTTCCGCAAGCCCATTGATCTGGACGAACTGCGAGTCATCATCCGCCGCGCATTTCATTTGCATGCCATTGAGCGGGAAAGCGTGGTCCAGCAGGATGAAGCCGCCAGCGAGCTCAAAGACAACTGCGGAATTGTGGGCGCATGCGCGGCCATGCGCGGAGTGCTTGGCCTCATCGACAAGGTTGCCACTTCGGACGTGCCGATCCTCATTTCCGGTGAGAGCGGGACGGGTAAGGAGCTGGTGGCCAGGGCCATTCATTCAAAGAGTCTGCGCAGGCACGGTCCCATGGTCTGCATCAACTGCGGAGCCATCCCCGAGAACCTGATCGAATCCGAGTTGTTCGGCCATGAGAAAGGAGCCTTCACCGGCGCGGCTTCAATGGTGCGGGGCAAGGTCGAGTACGCCAGCGACGGAACACTCTTTCTGGACGAGATAGGGGAACTGCCCGTCAACCTGCAGGTCAAGCTGCTCAGATTCCTGCAGGAGATGGTCATTCAGCGAGTCGGGGGCAGGAAAGACATCCCCGTCAATGTGCGCATCATCGCGGCCACGAATATCGATATCGCCGCGGCCATAGCCCAGGGCCGTTTTCGGGAAGATCTGTATTACCGCATCGGCGTGGTCAATATCCATCTTCCACCGCTGCGCGAGCGTGAAGATGACGTGCGCATCCTGGCCGAATATTTTCTGGATCGCATCGCCCGCGACCTGGGTAAGACCCTGGCCGGGTTCACGCCTGATGCCCTGGCCTGTCTCAACACCTACAGCTGGCCCGGCAACATCCGTGAGCTTGAAAACAAGCTGCGTCGCGCAGTGCTGCTCGCGGACTCGACCCTGCTCACGGCCGAGGAACTGGGCTTCGGGGAGAGTGACTACGCCCTGAACGGTCTCGGCCTGACGGACAAAACCCTGAAGGAAGCCCGCGCCATGCTTGAAAAGAAGATGGTTCTGGCGGCCCTTGCCAAGTACGAGGGCAACATCGTCAGGGCTTCCGAAGCGCTCGGGATCAGCCGTCCAACCATGTACGACCTTTTGAAGAAGCACGAGATTAGCAATTAG
- a CDS encoding PAS domain-containing sensor histidine kinase, whose translation MFDVKKKYNESVGMTKRYAKQDHLFELNSRETVGRDECFSRRIHEADSSNDARVLNELKAQQSALMMQNEELRRALDNLENKLAVYSDFYNYSPQGFISLDEQGRVREVNPWAISQLGVERDALVNSFFGQRVASQDMEKFRVYLDLVFKTGERQSCELMLKRKNMQDFRVKIDSVKSSNSGHIDFYMSPFTDIADIASQKISSNVSYCEADEKIHLSSDFTEDFKNKFQILLQQFHAVLSGISGTVIVVSPEMKVLWSNIINEFGINSNISDNVLRYCNDFVGNCSVLYEKSVVIDCFNTGEKKSCIVTHGESVLDIRAFPVKENKDVISVLLLVCDVTGKMAIQADAQYACHLLSLGELAASVAHEINNPVNGIINYGQILVNECDAESMEHDLGARILKEGERIGRLVKSLLSYAHERRKEKRATQVVDILEETLALTQAQIRKDGIQLVLDFPESLPKVMANLQQVQQGFINIISNARYALNEKYPGWHKNKCLAISGEFVMVEGCPFVRVAFLDQGGGISAEKLSFLTKPFFSTKPFGKGTGLGLSITQKIIDDHGGHLRFESEEGEFTRVIIDLPVHQKDEGIC comes from the coding sequence ATGTTTGATGTAAAGAAGAAATATAATGAGAGTGTTGGCATGACAAAACGGTATGCGAAGCAAGATCACCTCTTTGAGTTGAACAGCAGGGAAACGGTGGGCAGGGATGAGTGTTTCTCCCGCCGGATTCATGAGGCTGACAGTTCAAATGATGCGAGGGTGCTGAATGAGCTCAAAGCGCAGCAGAGCGCGTTGATGATGCAAAACGAAGAACTTCGAAGGGCTCTGGACAACCTTGAAAATAAATTGGCGGTCTATTCAGATTTTTATAATTATTCGCCCCAAGGCTTTATCAGCCTGGACGAGCAGGGCCGCGTCCGGGAGGTAAACCCCTGGGCGATCAGTCAATTGGGTGTGGAGAGAGACGCGCTGGTCAATTCGTTTTTTGGGCAGCGTGTTGCCTCACAGGATATGGAAAAATTCAGGGTGTATCTTGATCTCGTTTTCAAAACAGGAGAGCGACAGAGTTGCGAGTTGATGCTCAAGCGGAAGAACATGCAGGATTTCCGGGTTAAAATAGACAGCGTCAAGTCTTCAAATAGTGGTCATATAGATTTTTACATGTCTCCTTTTACAGATATTGCCGACATAGCCAGTCAAAAAATTTCAAGTAATGTTTCTTATTGTGAAGCTGATGAAAAAATTCATCTAAGTTCAGATTTTACTGAAGATTTCAAAAATAAATTTCAAATATTATTGCAGCAGTTTCACGCTGTATTGAGTGGTATTAGTGGGACTGTAATTGTTGTTTCTCCAGAAATGAAAGTTTTGTGGTCAAATATAATTAATGAGTTTGGAATAAATTCAAATATATCAGACAATGTTTTGAGATATTGCAATGATTTTGTTGGTAATTGTTCGGTGCTTTATGAAAAATCAGTTGTCATCGATTGTTTTAACACCGGAGAAAAAAAGTCTTGCATTGTTACGCATGGTGAATCTGTACTGGATATACGGGCGTTTCCTGTCAAGGAAAACAAAGATGTAATCAGTGTTCTTCTGCTGGTGTGCGATGTCACGGGAAAAATGGCGATCCAGGCGGACGCGCAGTATGCATGTCATCTTTTGTCGCTGGGGGAGCTAGCTGCAAGTGTCGCACATGAAATAAACAATCCGGTCAACGGAATAATCAATTACGGCCAAATATTGGTCAACGAATGCGACGCTGAAAGCATGGAGCATGATCTTGGGGCGCGCATCCTCAAAGAGGGGGAACGCATCGGCCGCCTCGTCAAATCCCTCCTGTCCTATGCGCACGAAAGACGAAAGGAAAAAAGGGCGACGCAGGTTGTGGACATTCTCGAGGAAACCCTGGCCCTGACCCAGGCCCAGATTCGCAAGGACGGCATCCAGCTTGTTCTCGACTTCCCTGAAAGCCTTCCCAAGGTCATGGCAAATCTGCAGCAGGTTCAGCAGGGGTTCATCAACATCATCAGCAATGCGCGCTATGCATTGAACGAAAAGTATCCGGGGTGGCATAAGAACAAATGTCTCGCGATCTCCGGCGAATTCGTCATGGTCGAAGGCTGCCCTTTTGTACGGGTGGCGTTTCTGGATCAGGGTGGAGGAATATCGGCCGAAAAGCTCTCGTTTCTGACCAAACCGTTTTTTTCCACCAAGCCTTTTGGCAAGGGGACCGGGCTTGGGCTCAGCATTACGCAGAAGATCATCGATGATCACGGGGGGCATCTGCGGTTTGAGAGTGAAGAGGGGGAGTTTACCCGCGTTATAATAGATTTGCCGGTTCATCAAAAAGATGAAGGAATATGTTAG
- a CDS encoding sigma-54 dependent transcriptional regulator, whose product MTGKILILDDEESIRFTLSRFLRAAGHAVVTVSSCGDALAKISGDGFDVVFADIILEDGTGIDILREIKARGLGCPVIMITGDPGIETVTEAIHLGAFDYIPKPVKQEALLNATRLALSYKAANDEKERYRSNLEAIFRSVREAILSVNNESVLIEFNEAASEMCGFSQADIGNPVSLLPRTTDNRFETILAEALTSGQPREEDRVECSAASGVRKVVSARIYPLLNTQGQSTGVVMMLRDDTHVSNLEMKLREYGQFHRIIGKSEPMQKVYAPIKTLAGVQTTVLITGESGTGKELVAEALHMAGDLSDKPLVKVNCSALPESLLESELFGHVKGAFTGAIKDSEGRFQKANGGTIFFDEIGDLSPMVQLKLLRVLEEREFERVGSSATVKANVRVIAATNKNLLEQVSQGILREDLYYRLKVVEIKLPPLRTRTEDIPLLVDHFCERFNVKFKKNIKSVSSDVFQAFLKYSWPGNVRELEHTMEHAFVLCNKSVITYDDLPTDFMKLAGVRRSRPEAQSDDAGAVLAALNNTDWNKAKAARLLGIDRVTLYRKIKRYGLVREASGAKLLR is encoded by the coding sequence GTGACCGGAAAAATTCTGATTCTCGATGACGAAGAGTCGATCAGGTTCACGCTTTCACGATTTTTGCGTGCGGCGGGTCATGCTGTGGTGACCGTTTCAAGTTGCGGTGACGCCTTGGCCAAAATTTCAGGAGACGGCTTTGATGTCGTGTTCGCGGACATAATCCTCGAAGACGGTACGGGAATCGACATCCTGCGTGAGATCAAGGCCAGGGGGCTGGGCTGTCCGGTGATCATGATCACCGGAGATCCGGGTATCGAGACCGTGACCGAAGCCATTCATCTGGGGGCCTTCGATTACATTCCAAAGCCCGTCAAGCAGGAAGCGCTCTTGAACGCCACCCGCCTGGCCTTGTCTTATAAAGCCGCCAACGATGAGAAGGAGAGATACCGCTCAAACCTTGAAGCGATCTTCAGGAGCGTCAGAGAGGCTATCCTCTCTGTGAACAACGAGTCCGTGCTGATCGAATTCAACGAGGCGGCCAGCGAAATGTGCGGGTTTTCCCAGGCCGACATCGGGAACCCAGTCAGCTTGTTGCCGCGAACGACCGACAACAGGTTCGAGACGATTCTGGCGGAAGCGCTGACGAGCGGCCAGCCCCGCGAAGAGGATCGCGTCGAGTGCAGTGCGGCGAGTGGAGTCCGCAAAGTGGTCAGCGCGAGGATCTATCCGCTGCTCAACACCCAGGGGCAATCCACCGGAGTGGTGATGATGCTGCGTGACGACACGCATGTGTCCAATCTGGAAATGAAGCTGAGGGAGTACGGGCAGTTTCACCGCATCATCGGCAAGAGCGAGCCGATGCAGAAGGTCTACGCCCCGATAAAGACGCTGGCCGGAGTTCAGACCACGGTCCTGATCACCGGCGAAAGCGGTACGGGCAAGGAGCTTGTCGCCGAAGCCCTGCACATGGCCGGAGATCTCAGCGATAAGCCCCTGGTCAAGGTGAACTGCTCGGCTTTGCCCGAGAGCCTGCTTGAAAGCGAACTCTTCGGTCACGTCAAGGGGGCGTTCACGGGCGCGATCAAGGACAGCGAAGGGCGCTTTCAAAAAGCAAATGGCGGAACAATCTTTTTTGACGAGATTGGGGACCTCTCGCCGATGGTGCAGCTCAAACTTTTGCGCGTCCTGGAAGAGCGCGAGTTTGAACGGGTTGGCAGCTCCGCGACCGTGAAGGCCAACGTGCGCGTCATCGCGGCGACAAACAAGAACCTCCTGGAGCAGGTCAGCCAGGGAATTCTACGGGAGGACCTCTATTACCGGCTCAAAGTGGTCGAGATCAAGCTGCCTCCTTTGCGCACCCGGACTGAGGACATCCCCCTCCTTGTCGATCATTTTTGCGAACGGTTCAACGTGAAGTTCAAAAAGAACATCAAATCCGTGTCATCCGATGTTTTTCAGGCTTTCCTCAAATATTCATGGCCAGGCAACGTGCGCGAGCTTGAGCATACCATGGAGCATGCCTTTGTCCTTTGTAACAAGAGCGTCATCACGTATGACGATTTGCCCACGGATTTTATGAAGTTGGCAGGAGTGCGACGCTCCCGCCCCGAGGCTCAGAGTGACGATGCGGGCGCGGTTCTTGCGGCTCTGAACAACACCGACTGGAACAAGGCGAAAGCTGCCCGGCTGCTTGGGATAGACCGGGTGACCCTGTACCGCAAAATCAAGAGATATGGTCTTGTCCGAGAAGCTTCGGGTGCAAAACTGTTGCGTTAG
- a CDS encoding response regulator, whose amino-acid sequence MQHAFFAIFLPASIFYQKVQLFYSNENILAASFCWYEYCIDFAWWFPGSAGSNADPGFVLRQYFLQEYLHEFSFEIAMNANILVIDDEESIRFTFYKFLADKGNHVCTSKNLLESLSKMNETVYDLIIVDIILSDGCGLDVLKKIDRNEVETQVIIMTAYPTLETIDMSFKMHAADYIIKPIRQSELISSVSNIIQKKISLRKKNIKNNEICA is encoded by the coding sequence ATGCAACACGCTTTTTTTGCCATTTTTCTCCCCGCATCCATTTTTTATCAAAAAGTTCAATTATTCTATAGTAATGAAAATATTCTGGCGGCATCGTTCTGTTGGTATGAATATTGTATTGACTTTGCTTGGTGGTTTCCAGGCAGTGCGGGCTCGAATGCGGACCCGGGCTTTGTGTTGCGACAATATTTTTTACAAGAATATCTTCATGAATTTTCGTTTGAAATAGCCATGAATGCAAACATACTTGTCATTGATGACGAAGAATCAATTCGATTCACATTCTATAAATTTCTTGCCGATAAAGGAAACCATGTCTGCACGTCAAAAAATTTATTGGAATCACTGTCTAAAATGAATGAGACAGTTTATGATCTTATAATTGTTGATATTATTTTAAGCGATGGATGTGGATTAGATGTTTTGAAAAAAATTGATCGAAATGAAGTTGAAACTCAGGTGATAATAATGACGGCTTATCCAACACTTGAAACAATTGATATGAGCTTCAAAATGCATGCTGCAGATTATATTATAAAGCCGATACGACAGAGTGAACTTATTTCTTCCGTAAGCAACATAATACAGAAAAAAATATCTTTGCGTAAAAAGAATATTAAAAATAATGAGATTTGTGCTTAA